The DNA sequence CCCAGCGAGCATCACGCTGCCCAGACCGAGCGTTGCCTGCGCGCGGGAAAGCACGTGCTGTGCGAGATTCCGCTCGCTCTGTCCCTCGCTGAGACCGACCGGCTGATTGCGGTGGCTCACGAGATGGACCGGCGCCTGATGGTGGGCCACACCCAGCGCTACTGGCCTTCCAGTCAGAAGGCCCGGCAGCAGGTCGTGGCGGGAGAACTGCAGCCGCATTCCCTCGTTGGTCGCCATCTGTTTTTACGGCGCGACACGGTGAACTGGAAAGGTCATCGCCGAGACTGGACCGACAATCTCTTGTGGCATCACGCCTGTCACTCGGTCGACTTGGCGTTGTGGCTCCTGGGAACGGAGGCCCAGAGCGCTGTCTCGCAGGTGGCGCCGCCCAGCGGACCACTGCGCATTCCGATGGACCTGACCATCTCGCTCCGTACCCCGCAAGATCAGATTGCGACGCTGGCCTTGTCTTACAACGCGCATCTCCCGTTTCACGACTACCTGCTTATGGGGAAGGAAGACGCCCTGCTCCTCACCGAACACGGGATCCAGTCCAGGCAGGGCCATCTGGCGCTCGCTCATCAAAGGCGTCCGATCCTGGAACAGGACGCAGAATTCTTCGCTGCCATACGGGAGCAACGGGAACCAGCGGTATCGGCACGCTCGGTGCGTCCGGCGATGTGGGCCCTGCAGGCCGCACAAGACCAGCTTGACACCCTCATGCGCGAACGGGAGCAACGCTTCTCTCAGCCCAACGGGAAAAGCAGGTGACTGCCCAGCAGCTGTACAGAAGGGGGGGGGAGGGCCCATGACGCGCCTTCAGGATGCATTCGCAGGCGCGAGCGTCAGAAGCGCTTGACGCCCTGGGTGGACCGGGTCAGTTGAAGCTGATCTGGTTCAAGGAGATGCCGCCGAAAAACGTGCTGGCGGCCGCAGAAGGACGCTGTGGGTAACGTGACCGATACGTCGGCCAAGTCCTGGAAGCGCAGCCCTCCATGCGCGGGCCAGTGTGGCCAGGGCAAAGGATCGGCACCGCCGGGCCATTTGGACGCGCGGCGCCGTCCTCAGTGCCGCTTGAGCCACGCCGCGAGGTCATTGACCGGTTCCGGCGCCATGGGTGCAAAATAGTCTTGCGTGACGCTCGTGGCCCTTCCCAGGCTGTGCCCCAGGCCTGCGTAAACCTTCAGGGTGTGATCGGTGTTCCCGGCCTTTGCCAGCGCCGTATCGAGCGCCTGGGCGTCCGCAGGGTCGATGTTCGCGTCCACCGCACCCTGCAGGATCAGTACAGGCAGCGTCAGCTGCGGTGCGAGTGTGCCCAGGGGCGGCAGGGACGTCGCTGGCGCGTACATGGGACTTTGCAGTACAGCGGCGCTGTCATACGCCGCGATGGCCGGAAGGGCCTCACCCAACAGGTCAATCAGCCCATCATGGTTGTTGTCCAAGAAGGTGCTCAGGACAGGCCTGGCAAGGGTGCTCGTGCGGTCGAACAGCAGCTGTCCCTGCATCTTTGCCATGGGGCTGCCGTCCCCCTGGAAGGACGCCATCAAGTCCGCCAGCCCGAGTTTGCCGTTCCGGGCGTAGCGCGTGAGGTAGGGAAGGCCGACCCGCTCGAACTGCCGGGTGAAGGTGGCGGCGAAACTGTTCACCACTGGCCCCTGCACGATCAGCCCGCGGGCCCCCACCTCCAGCGCGAGGGACGCCGCGACGACGCTGCCCTCGCTCCAACCGTAGATGTAGACGCGTGACGCGTCTACTCCCAGCTGCGCCCTGGCGGCGTTTAAGGCGGTGTGGGCATCGGCGAGCAGGTCACGCATGGTCCGCTGGGCGTACGCGGCCTGGGCCGCTTGGGCGGTCTGGGGGTCGAAGGCGGCGGCGGCGCCACGCTTGTCAAACCGCATAACGGCAAAGCCCTGCGCGGCCAGCGTGTGGGCCAGCGTTCCCAGCGACCCCTTCACCACGTCGCCACCGTATCCGGGAAAACTCCCGTTCATGTCCTCGGGGCCGGTGCCCTGGATCAACAGCACCAGCGGAGCCTTCACGGCCTCGTCCGGCAGCACCAGTTCGGCCCGTGCGGGTGTGCCGGCAAAGTCCAGCGTCAAGGGCCGGGTGATGACCGCCGCGCCCGCGCGGGCCGATGTGAGAAGCGCAGACAGCAGCAGGGCAGACAGAAGCGTCTTCATGGGTTCAGCGTAGGTTATACCCTGCTTTCCATGACAGACCGTCACGGAAGTAGCGAGCAAGACGTCGAAATCTTGACGGATGAGCGCCGTGCCGAGGTGGTGACCGACCGCGAACAGTTGCGGCTGCTCGCGCCCTTCATGGGGCAGGAGCGGACCGTGTCGCAAGTGGCGGCGCACCTGGGACTGAGTGTCACGGCCACCTACAAAGCCGTCGCGCGCTTCGTGGGCCTGGGTCTGCTGCGCGAAACGCGGCGCGAGGCCCGTCCTGGCCGGGCGCTACGCTACTACCGGGCACCCGCCGCGTTCTTCACCCCGTTCTCGGTGCGCCCGCTGGAGCAGATCGGGCAGCACAACCGCAGCGCGCACCTCCAGCGCTTCGAGCGCCAGTTCGCCCGAACGATGCGCCGTGACCTGCATGGCCCGTGGGGGGCCCTGACCCGCGCCCTGCCGTCCGGCGAAACCTTTTACGACCTCGCCACGGTCGATGGCCACAGCTGGAACCCGTTGGACGACGCCTCGCCGCTGGTGCTGTCGGGTTGGAACCTCTTGACTCTGCCGCGCGCCGAGGCACGCGCGCTGCAACGCGAGCTGATGGCCGTGGTCAGGCCCTACCTGAACCGTCAGGCCAAAGGGGACACCTACCTCCTGGGCGTCTTCCTCACGCCGGATAACGGGGAACATTGACGTCTGGAATGCCCTCCAAAAGCTGGACCCAGTAATGTAGAGGCTTCCGGCCCGCGGCCAGCCGTAGGTTGGAAAGCGGGGCTCCCTTGTAAACACGCGTCATGGGGTTGGCGGATCATCCGCGCCGTCCCCTCCGTTCCGTTACCGTTTTTCCTGCGCGCGGGGACGCACCGTGGAGGCGTCTACTCCACCTCAGGCGGAGCTTCGGGAGGCGGGGTACTGCCGGACCTTCACGCCGCCGCTCTTCCTGCGTGACCCCGGTGCGCAGCAGTTGAAGCTTGTCCTCGCGCTCCAGCCGCTTCAGGAGCCGCCTCCGTTTCGTCTCAAACACCACAGCGTCCGGCAAGCCCTTTTCGCGGCCGTCGGTGAGAACCCTGAACCGGACTCCGAAGCTGGCCGCGGTCTTGGGCGGCCGAAGCCGGCCGCGGCATGGCTGGAGACAGCCGCCCACGGCGCGGCGTGTTGCGGCGCTGCAGCTGGTACGACCTGTACCAGCCGGGCCCAAGGGCAACGTCCCCCTGTTCCAGGTGGCGGCGAAGTTCCCTTGGTTGCAGCCGAATTCAGCGACTGCCAGGTCATGGTTTATATCTTTCTCCGCCGCGCGTCAGTGTGCTCGTAGCGGTTCTTACGTGCGTCCTCCTTTGAGAGGACTGTTTCTGCCTGCCGTGGAGAGGTGCAGGACCGGTGGATTGATCAAAGACAAGGAAAAGGGCGAGACACTTTCAGCTCCCGCCCTTCTTGCCCGTTCTGCCGTACTTCTTGGCTCCGCAGGGTCTTTGGCTTCAAAGGGCACTTCACCCTGCCAGCAGGTTCTTCCCTTTTTGCGTGATCTCGTACGCGTCGCTCAAGCCCGACTTATCGCGCGCTCCACGCGGCTTGAGGTAACCCTCCCCCACCAATTTCCGCATCATGAGCCCCTCAAATCGGCTTTTCGGCCGGTGGTAGGGAGCCAGGGCCGCCAGAATCTCAGCCTGCCTGACGACCATGGGCTCCTCCGGTGGGTGGTCTCCCCTCTCGTCCACCATGGCCCGCAGGATCAGGGGCAACAACTCGCTGAGGCGGTCAGAACCGCCTGTCGCAGGCGCACCGACCACGTGATGGGTACGTTCCGGGGTGCCCAGGGTGGAATCCGGGTTGCTCCTTCCCGATGGACCTTGGCGGAGGTGTTTCAAGTGGTCGGGCAACCGCTGCTTGGGGATGCGGAAAGAACGCATTCCCTACGTTACCCCGTACCCCTTGCC is a window from the Deinococcus hopiensis KR-140 genome containing:
- a CDS encoding Gfo/Idh/MocA family protein, translated to MNVALLGSGSIAEDHAQAIHELQESRPDLTLHTVMGPQREAVESFARGHGAVHATTDLDALLGTPQIDAVIICSPSEHHAAQTERCLRAGKHVLCEIPLALSLAETDRLIAVAHEMDRRLMVGHTQRYWPSSQKARQQVVAGELQPHSLVGRHLFLRRDTVNWKGHRRDWTDNLLWHHACHSVDLALWLLGTEAQSAVSQVAPPSGPLRIPMDLTISLRTPQDQIATLALSYNAHLPFHDYLLMGKEDALLLTEHGIQSRQGHLALAHQRRPILEQDAEFFAAIREQREPAVSARSVRPAMWALQAAQDQLDTLMREREQRFSQPNGKSR
- a CDS encoding helix-turn-helix domain-containing protein, which codes for MTDRHGSSEQDVEILTDERRAEVVTDREQLRLLAPFMGQERTVSQVAAHLGLSVTATYKAVARFVGLGLLRETRREARPGRALRYYRAPAAFFTPFSVRPLEQIGQHNRSAHLQRFERQFARTMRRDLHGPWGALTRALPSGETFYDLATVDGHSWNPLDDASPLVLSGWNLLTLPRAEARALQRELMAVVRPYLNRQAKGDTYLLGVFLTPDNGEH
- a CDS encoding alpha/beta hydrolase family protein translates to MKTLLSALLLSALLTSARAGAAVITRPLTLDFAGTPARAELVLPDEAVKAPLVLLIQGTGPEDMNGSFPGYGGDVVKGSLGTLAHTLAAQGFAVMRFDKRGAAAAFDPQTAQAAQAAYAQRTMRDLLADAHTALNAARAQLGVDASRVYIYGWSEGSVVAASLALEVGARGLIVQGPVVNSFAATFTRQFERVGLPYLTRYARNGKLGLADLMASFQGDGSPMAKMQGQLLFDRTSTLARPVLSTFLDNNHDGLIDLLGEALPAIAAYDSAAVLQSPMYAPATSLPPLGTLAPQLTLPVLILQGAVDANIDPADAQALDTALAKAGNTDHTLKVYAGLGHSLGRATSVTQDYFAPMAPEPVNDLAAWLKRH